The following coding sequences lie in one Haloarcula marina genomic window:
- a CDS encoding NADPH-dependent FMN reductase has protein sequence MDEKPFVVAICGSLGQRSTTRMALSYALKGASAEGAETELIDLRKWDIPLFDPDDRDRGDAGELKRTAERADAIIMGTPVYHGMISSALKNAFDYLGKDQFSGTTVGLLATAGGGSYAHTLEHMRTGIRTVHGWTIPHEVGIRNASSVFEDGEITDADIEKRIRILGEKAVNYSNIRANTTRRGRTE, from the coding sequence ATGGATGAGAAACCATTCGTCGTTGCGATTTGCGGGAGCTTGGGTCAGCGGAGTACGACCCGGATGGCACTCTCGTACGCGCTCAAAGGTGCCAGTGCTGAGGGTGCCGAGACGGAACTGATCGACCTCCGCAAGTGGGACATCCCGTTGTTTGATCCCGATGACAGAGACCGGGGTGACGCAGGAGAGTTGAAACGGACTGCGGAGCGTGCAGATGCAATCATCATGGGGACCCCCGTGTACCACGGGATGATCTCCTCAGCACTGAAAAACGCCTTCGACTATCTCGGAAAGGATCAGTTCTCGGGGACGACTGTGGGACTGCTGGCTACTGCTGGTGGCGGCTCCTATGCGCATACGCTCGAACACATGCGGACTGGTATCCGGACAGTGCATGGATGGACCATTCCCCACGAAGTTGGCATTCGGAACGCATCATCAGTTTTCGAAGACGGTGAGATCACCGACGCAGATATCGAAAAGCGGATCAGAATTCTTGGAGAAAAGGCTGTCAACTACTCAAACATTCGAGCGAATACGACGCGCCGCGGCCGTACCGAGTGA
- a CDS encoding MATE family efflux transporter codes for MTTGSIVPKLFTLTWPLVIGNLLQTVYNLADMFWVGRVSGAAVAAVSLMFPLSFMFISTAMGITAATIALVSQHIGAGNQSMADKVVAQTALLTTVVATVLGALGLLFRESILTTIGASGQVYIEALAYIEIIFLSLPFTFLFFAFRGSLQGAGDTKTAMWLMVLSAGINVVLDPVLILGWGPFPALGTQGAAIATFASRAFVAVAGLYLLLRGGYGVNLNPRELLPDWELQKQLVSIGYPATIDGWARSFAAVVMVGLVAQFSVAAIAAYGVGVRLMSVTWTISGGVGQATATGVGQNLGSNRPERAVEVTWKAMVATMALLFGIAGVVTTFPAAAIRLFIDDPAVITEGIVFLRIIAPFWAFFGGVMVIQGAFRGAGTTKAAMMLSLLSRWILRVPVALVLAFAWSFTIPGSTFTVTALDWGVEGLWWAYATGGFLSFLFAVWWFKLGTWRGGAITNTEYSAEPTD; via the coding sequence ATGACCACAGGCTCAATCGTCCCGAAACTGTTCACGTTGACGTGGCCACTCGTAATCGGCAATCTGCTCCAGACGGTCTATAATCTGGCAGATATGTTCTGGGTGGGCCGTGTGAGCGGGGCTGCCGTCGCAGCCGTCTCGCTGATGTTCCCGCTTTCGTTCATGTTCATCTCGACGGCGATGGGAATTACAGCTGCGACGATCGCATTGGTATCGCAACACATCGGTGCGGGCAACCAGTCGATGGCCGATAAAGTCGTTGCGCAGACCGCACTGCTGACGACGGTTGTCGCCACAGTACTGGGCGCCCTCGGACTGCTGTTCCGGGAATCGATCCTGACTACCATCGGGGCGAGCGGTCAGGTGTACATCGAGGCGCTGGCGTACATCGAAATCATCTTCCTGAGCTTACCGTTCACGTTCCTCTTTTTCGCGTTTCGGGGCTCGCTGCAAGGTGCCGGTGATACGAAGACGGCGATGTGGTTGATGGTACTGTCTGCAGGCATCAACGTCGTACTCGACCCAGTTCTAATTCTGGGCTGGGGGCCGTTCCCAGCTCTCGGGACGCAGGGCGCGGCGATTGCGACGTTCGCGTCCCGGGCGTTTGTTGCTGTGGCTGGGCTCTATCTGCTCCTCCGTGGCGGGTACGGCGTCAATCTCAACCCGCGTGAGTTGCTGCCCGACTGGGAGCTGCAGAAACAACTTGTTTCGATCGGATACCCGGCGACCATCGACGGGTGGGCGCGTAGTTTCGCCGCCGTCGTGATGGTCGGACTGGTCGCGCAGTTCAGTGTCGCAGCGATTGCTGCCTACGGTGTTGGAGTCAGGTTGATGTCCGTTACGTGGACAATCTCGGGTGGTGTGGGCCAGGCGACAGCGACGGGTGTTGGGCAAAATCTGGGTTCGAACAGGCCGGAGCGCGCGGTCGAAGTTACGTGGAAAGCGATGGTCGCAACGATGGCGCTGTTGTTCGGTATTGCTGGCGTCGTCACCACCTTCCCGGCAGCAGCAATCAGGCTCTTCATCGACGACCCTGCAGTGATCACAGAGGGAATCGTTTTCCTCCGGATTATCGCCCCGTTCTGGGCCTTCTTTGGTGGAGTGATGGTGATTCAGGGGGCGTTCCGCGGTGCGGGGACAACGAAAGCGGCAATGATGCTCTCACTCCTGTCACGGTGGATTCTCCGTGTTCCGGTGGCACTCGTCCTGGCGTTCGCGTGGTCGTTCACCATTCCGGGTTCTACCTTCACCGTTACGGCACTCGATTGGGGGGTCGAAGGCCTGTGGTGGGCTTATGCAACCGGTGGATTCCTGTCGTTTTTGTTCGCTGTCTGGTGGTTCAAACTCGGCACTTGGCGAGGAGGTGCTATTACGAACACAGAATATTCGGCTGAACCTACTGATTGA
- a CDS encoding alpha/beta fold hydrolase: MSKTTGRFEDVDPDAAIGGYEPKYVDVSHGHLEDIKTRYYDVGSGQPLVLVHGNGWSGSSNANTWSEMFEYLADDYRVLAVDRIGCGMTDNPDDPEDFRYESDVNHIIGFLDALDLETTHIAGWSRGGGLVTRVAVEIPDRIDSLIICNSATLGPSAGDSAHRFDIIFKQDELGLEKTDPEYMKYFYYQYSHQKEYITENRTNICAYLENRDKALETARIMDDEGYIDSWTESLDAHMKETHMRIKDGVLDMPVLYVLGRDDPTVPPVMALAAYDMIGEHNGKVRMKTINHCGHMIFMEHPRELASTFVEFLDFYHGEGADEPHEFF, translated from the coding sequence ATGAGCAAAACAACTGGACGATTCGAAGACGTAGACCCGGACGCAGCGATTGGCGGGTACGAACCGAAGTATGTCGACGTGTCACACGGCCACCTCGAGGACATCAAGACACGATATTACGACGTAGGTAGCGGCCAACCACTCGTGTTAGTTCACGGCAACGGCTGGAGCGGGTCAAGCAACGCGAACACCTGGTCTGAAATGTTCGAGTATCTCGCCGATGATTACCGGGTGCTTGCCGTCGACCGCATCGGCTGTGGGATGACCGACAATCCCGACGATCCAGAGGATTTCCGCTACGAATCCGACGTCAACCACATTATCGGATTTCTCGACGCACTCGACCTGGAGACGACGCATATCGCTGGCTGGTCACGCGGTGGCGGACTCGTCACCCGTGTAGCCGTCGAGATTCCCGACCGCATCGACAGCCTCATTATCTGCAACAGTGCGACACTCGGTCCATCCGCGGGAGACAGTGCCCACCGGTTTGATATCATCTTCAAACAGGACGAACTCGGGCTCGAAAAGACTGACCCGGAGTACATGAAGTACTTCTACTATCAGTACTCACATCAGAAGGAGTATATCACTGAAAATCGGACAAACATCTGTGCCTATCTCGAAAATAGGGACAAAGCGCTCGAAACGGCGAGAATAATGGACGATGAGGGCTATATCGACTCGTGGACCGAGTCACTCGACGCCCATATGAAAGAGACACATATGCGAATCAAAGACGGAGTGCTGGATATGCCGGTTCTGTACGTCCTCGGCCGGGACGACCCGACGGTCCCGCCGGTGATGGCCCTTGCAGCCTACGATATGATCGGCGAGCACAACGGCAAGGTCCGGATGAAGACCATCAACCACTGCGGGCACATGATCTTCATGGAACACCCGCGTGAACTCGCCAGCACCTTTGTCGAATTTCTCGACTTCTACCACGGGGAAGGGGCAGACGAACCGCACGAATTCTTCTAG
- a CDS encoding ABC transporter substrate-binding protein — MKSNRRRFMKSIGAASVAGLFAGCSESSGGESDQGSSEESDQSSGGNLFPNRELNLAAPTISSGVIDPHQTGAIQNNAAITMAYERPILRGPEGDKMPGLATDWGREEPGRFRFQIREGVTFHNGDEMTAEDWEYSVARIQDPDVHVTSALQGNLPGVTGTEIIDDYTIDILSDGTNSFVENACAHFLGLSIVNKSWTQERSPDETAVQSNGTGPMQLVNHNPGNDATYEPYEDYWGELPEWASEVDTVTVDWIAEDSTRVSGLRANEYQIAESVPPTEVPAINQNEDLGISTSPTSRVLKIVMDQRQEPWNVWEMRHAMNLAVDVDGYIEDVMDGFAVRSTQPTLPQMYGYDPDIEPIPYDPDRADELIEEAGYAGMELELTVPTGRFLLGEEFGVAVANQIDQLETISCEPDIVPYGGGFTDKWARSRPMDLDFFIVGYGHPSYDGRETINSTLIDTNGQSRFGENPRYDELVDLFEESISTPLDEAEPIVQEMNRLVVEERGWVFLHGQQALIGYDNALDYQGREDELLTPLDSGLAE, encoded by the coding sequence ATGAAATCGAATCGACGGCGTTTTATGAAAAGTATTGGAGCTGCGTCAGTAGCGGGACTATTTGCAGGCTGTTCTGAAAGTTCGGGCGGAGAGAGTGACCAGGGTTCGAGTGAGGAGAGTGACCAGAGTTCGGGTGGAAATCTATTCCCGAACCGTGAACTCAATCTAGCCGCGCCGACGATCAGTAGCGGGGTTATCGATCCGCATCAAACTGGCGCAATCCAGAACAACGCCGCCATCACGATGGCGTACGAACGCCCGATTCTTCGAGGACCTGAGGGCGATAAGATGCCGGGCCTCGCGACGGACTGGGGACGCGAAGAACCTGGCCGGTTCCGGTTCCAGATCCGTGAGGGCGTCACGTTCCATAACGGGGACGAAATGACCGCTGAGGACTGGGAGTACAGCGTCGCCCGGATTCAGGACCCTGACGTACACGTAACCAGTGCGCTACAGGGTAATCTTCCCGGCGTGACTGGAACGGAGATCATCGACGACTACACCATCGACATCCTCTCGGATGGGACCAACTCGTTCGTCGAGAACGCGTGCGCTCACTTCCTTGGACTGTCGATCGTCAACAAATCGTGGACGCAAGAACGGAGTCCTGACGAGACGGCGGTCCAGTCGAACGGGACTGGGCCGATGCAGCTTGTCAACCACAACCCGGGGAACGACGCGACGTACGAGCCCTACGAAGACTACTGGGGCGAGTTGCCAGAGTGGGCTTCCGAAGTCGATACGGTCACAGTCGACTGGATCGCGGAGGATTCGACGCGGGTCTCTGGACTCCGCGCGAACGAGTACCAGATTGCGGAATCCGTGCCACCGACGGAGGTTCCGGCAATCAACCAGAACGAGGACCTCGGGATCAGCACCTCCCCGACATCCAGGGTGCTGAAAATCGTGATGGACCAGCGTCAGGAACCGTGGAACGTCTGGGAGATGCGCCACGCGATGAACCTCGCCGTCGACGTCGATGGATATATCGAAGACGTGATGGACGGGTTCGCCGTTCGATCTACCCAGCCGACGCTTCCGCAGATGTACGGGTACGACCCGGACATCGAGCCGATTCCGTACGATCCCGACCGCGCAGATGAACTGATCGAAGAAGCTGGCTACGCTGGGATGGAGCTCGAGCTTACCGTCCCGACCGGCCGGTTCCTGCTGGGCGAAGAGTTCGGTGTCGCAGTCGCAAACCAGATCGACCAGCTCGAGACAATCTCCTGTGAACCCGACATCGTTCCATACGGCGGCGGCTTCACCGACAAGTGGGCCCGGTCCCGACCGATGGACCTAGACTTCTTCATCGTCGGATACGGGCACCCATCGTACGACGGCCGAGAAACCATCAACAGCACGCTGATCGACACGAATGGACAGAGCCGGTTCGGAGAAAACCCGCGATACGACGAACTGGTGGATCTCTTCGAGGAATCCATCAGCACGCCGCTGGACGAAGCTGAACCCATCGTCCAGGAGATGAACCGACTTGTCGTCGAGGAGCGAGGGTGGGTGTTCCTCCATGGCCAGCAAGCACTGATCGGATACGATAACGCCCTCGATTATCAGGGCCGTGAGGACGAGCTACTGACCCCGCTAGACAGCGGTCTCGCGGAATAG
- a CDS encoding ABC transporter permease — MSNISDFLVRRAVQAVGVIWGIVTLVFLLRFLSPQDPASLVAPQDADSELIEAIRQDLGLDEPIIFQYRDYLLELVQGSLGYSYASKVQVNDLVVNALPATLELAFASLIFAVALSVPLGLISAKRRGSGVDSMSNSVSLIGLSTPNFWLGIMLILLLAVQFNIFPTSGRVSPTESLSQWAAHMVLPTVTLGTYFMALIFRMTRNNIIEELNKEYVRAARAKGLPENIVTLRYVMQNSMAPVITVAGLQLGVLIGGSVVVEAVFNWPGLGTLFVSALQSQDWPIMQGILIVVGIGYVSINILVDLINSRLDPRVNLA, encoded by the coding sequence ATGAGCAATATATCAGACTTTTTAGTCAGGCGGGCTGTGCAGGCCGTAGGAGTGATATGGGGGATCGTTACCCTCGTGTTTCTCCTGCGGTTCCTGTCGCCACAGGATCCCGCGTCGCTGGTCGCCCCACAGGATGCGGATTCAGAACTCATCGAAGCAATCAGACAGGACCTTGGTCTCGACGAACCCATCATCTTCCAGTATCGTGATTACCTTCTGGAACTGGTTCAGGGCAGCCTGGGGTACTCCTACGCCAGCAAAGTCCAGGTCAATGACCTCGTGGTCAACGCGCTACCTGCGACGCTAGAACTTGCGTTTGCCTCATTGATCTTCGCGGTCGCATTGTCCGTGCCGCTGGGGTTGATAAGCGCAAAACGTCGTGGATCCGGTGTCGACTCGATGTCGAATTCGGTCTCGCTGATCGGGCTCAGCACCCCCAACTTCTGGCTTGGGATCATGCTTATCCTCCTGCTGGCAGTGCAATTCAACATCTTCCCGACCAGTGGGAGAGTCTCACCGACGGAGAGTCTCTCCCAGTGGGCCGCCCACATGGTCTTGCCGACTGTGACACTTGGTACCTACTTCATGGCGCTCATCTTCCGGATGACGCGTAACAACATCATCGAAGAGCTGAACAAAGAATACGTCAGGGCAGCCAGAGCAAAAGGGCTCCCCGAGAATATCGTCACGCTCAGATACGTGATGCAAAACAGCATGGCGCCGGTAATCACGGTCGCTGGCCTCCAACTGGGCGTGCTAATCGGTGGCTCCGTCGTCGTCGAAGCTGTGTTCAACTGGCCGGGTCTTGGGACGCTGTTCGTCTCGGCGTTACAGTCTCAGGACTGGCCAATCATGCAGGGGATACTGATCGTCGTCGGCATCGGGTACGTGAGTATCAACATCCTCGTCGATCTGATCAATTCCCGTCTCGACCCAAGGGTAAATCTGGCATGA
- a CDS encoding ABC transporter permease, whose product MIKQRTKQSLKKELFRNKAALLGVVVFSILVFAAVFAPFLAPHDPTAQYTDKTHQAPLGFGSVSEETQLVDGEIQSIERDNSGTVTHLFGTDANGRDLTSRALYGLRTSLMVAVTAMILSVVVGSTFGLTAGYYGGKVDSGAMRFVDVILAFPSLLMALALFGIMGPLTLFIPDPFAYLGLVENRPDAVPFPGTVTLAITAVIWVWIARVARSEAISVKNEEYVTAAKTMGMSDFAIIRKHVLPNSLTPIMVLGTVQLATIIILESSLSFLGFSGTTLSLGWDISLGRTYIGSSWWISSVPGLFIVAAVMSINFIGDWFRDALDPDIQGEGQ is encoded by the coding sequence ATGATAAAACAACGAACCAAACAGAGCCTGAAGAAGGAACTTTTCCGGAACAAAGCGGCGCTGCTCGGTGTCGTCGTCTTCAGTATCCTCGTGTTCGCCGCGGTCTTTGCGCCGTTCCTAGCGCCACACGACCCGACAGCACAGTACACCGACAAGACCCACCAGGCGCCGCTTGGGTTCGGCAGTGTAAGCGAAGAGACGCAACTCGTCGACGGTGAAATTCAGTCCATCGAGCGGGACAACAGCGGGACGGTCACCCACCTGTTCGGCACCGACGCGAATGGTCGCGATCTGACCTCGCGTGCGCTCTATGGGCTCCGAACGTCGCTGATGGTCGCCGTCACTGCGATGATCCTGTCTGTCGTCGTCGGTTCGACGTTCGGACTCACAGCCGGCTACTACGGCGGGAAGGTAGACAGTGGCGCGATGCGGTTCGTCGACGTCATCCTGGCATTCCCGTCACTACTGATGGCGCTGGCACTGTTCGGAATCATGGGGCCGCTCACGCTCTTCATTCCCGATCCGTTCGCCTATTTGGGTCTGGTCGAAAATCGACCGGACGCGGTCCCGTTCCCCGGGACGGTAACGCTTGCAATAACGGCGGTAATATGGGTCTGGATCGCTCGAGTCGCCCGTTCAGAAGCAATCTCGGTGAAAAACGAAGAGTACGTTACGGCTGCGAAGACGATGGGAATGAGTGATTTCGCAATCATTCGGAAACACGTGTTACCGAACAGTCTCACTCCGATCATGGTGCTGGGAACGGTGCAACTTGCCACGATAATAATTCTCGAGAGTTCTTTGTCTTTCCTTGGGTTCTCAGGGACGACATTGTCACTTGGGTGGGATATCTCCCTCGGACGGACGTATATCGGCTCGTCCTGGTGGATATCCTCCGTCCCGGGGCTGTTCATCGTCGCCGCAGTCATGTCGATCAACTTCATCGGTGACTGGTTCAGAGACGCGCTTGACCCCGACATCCAGGGAGAGGGGCAATAA
- a CDS encoding ABC transporter ATP-binding protein yields the protein MDNKKKLFRVRDLTTKFFTEEGTINATEKVSFDINQGEILSVVGESGSGKSVTGRSLLGLIEAPGEIVDGQIWYRSPSLAAECDSGAVDGEYVDLRAVGAETRQSLLQQDFSMIFQDPEESFNHSLTVGRQIAEAVEVKRRADSGDVYGNLQLLKDILKPGASYVSEESYDRAIELLELVDIPDPTARVDEYPHEFSGGMLQRAMIAQALACGPEFLVADEPTTGLDVTIQSGIVNLLKNLQHDLDLTVLLITHNLGVVSRLANRSAVMYAGEFFEVGPTDSVINEPKNPYTKGLIQSLPDIDNPSAHIEPIPGNVPSLLDSEMGPGCSFADRCPEATDECTASPPPVRSVNGDEEYRVMCVHAGNEDSEINMSKVQSDASEDRAVVERKALEGTNE from the coding sequence ATGGACAACAAAAAGAAACTATTTAGGGTCCGAGACCTCACCACGAAGTTCTTCACCGAAGAAGGAACGATCAACGCAACCGAGAAAGTCAGCTTCGACATCAACCAGGGAGAGATACTCTCCGTCGTCGGGGAGAGCGGGAGCGGCAAGAGTGTGACCGGACGCTCGTTGCTCGGACTCATCGAGGCACCGGGTGAGATCGTCGACGGCCAGATCTGGTACCGATCCCCCTCGCTGGCCGCAGAGTGTGACAGTGGCGCCGTCGACGGCGAGTACGTCGATCTACGCGCCGTAGGTGCCGAGACGAGGCAGTCCCTTCTACAGCAGGACTTCAGCATGATCTTCCAAGACCCCGAGGAGAGTTTCAACCACTCGCTGACGGTCGGGAGACAGATTGCGGAGGCCGTCGAAGTGAAGCGTCGTGCAGACAGCGGCGACGTGTACGGGAACCTGCAGCTGCTCAAAGACATCCTCAAACCCGGTGCAAGCTACGTCTCCGAAGAGAGTTACGACCGCGCGATAGAACTGCTAGAACTCGTCGACATCCCGGACCCGACCGCACGTGTCGATGAGTATCCACACGAGTTTAGCGGTGGCATGTTGCAGCGAGCGATGATCGCACAGGCACTCGCCTGTGGTCCCGAGTTTCTCGTCGCTGACGAACCGACGACCGGGCTCGACGTGACGATTCAATCGGGGATTGTCAATCTGCTCAAGAACCTGCAACACGACCTCGACCTGACTGTCTTACTCATCACGCACAACCTGGGAGTCGTTTCTCGGCTCGCCAATCGGTCCGCAGTGATGTACGCTGGCGAGTTCTTCGAAGTCGGACCGACGGACTCCGTCATCAACGAGCCGAAAAACCCCTACACGAAGGGCCTAATCCAGAGCCTCCCGGACATCGACAACCCCAGCGCGCACATCGAACCCATCCCCGGGAATGTCCCGAGTCTGTTAGACTCAGAGATGGGGCCTGGATGCTCGTTCGCGGACCGGTGTCCGGAGGCGACAGACGAGTGTACCGCCTCACCGCCACCCGTCCGGAGTGTAAACGGCGACGAGGAGTACCGTGTGATGTGTGTTCACGCAGGCAACGAAGACAGCGAAATCAACATGTCTAAAGTTCAATCAGACGCGTCCGAAGACCGTGCCGTAGTCGAGCGAAAAGCCCTGGAGGGAACCAATGAGTAA
- a CDS encoding ABC transporter ATP-binding protein translates to MSNDVSTANEVESVSEINTNEDLFDDDGAIAAGDDDHRQGDPILDVTELEKHYIDKQGLLERVFARDSEPTRVRAVDGVSFTVNRGETLGIVGESGCGKSTLAETLLGLKQPTGGSASLFGKDIHEWVDVDRKRFAKQIQFVFQDPSSCLDPKLTVRELIREPLEIHSIGDNAHKNQLVQEVIEQVGLSADQLDRYPSEMSGGQRQRVGIARAIILKPQLLVLDEPTSALDVSVQAQILNLLKEIQESFNLTTVIISHDISVIQYLCDTVLVMYLGQIAEIGPTDRVFSEPAHPYTQTLFDSVPKVGVTDAEHTDIDPDIPSPRDPPDGCRFHTRCPDVIPPAEYDLEQEEWLAVFKYKLDINSGKLTSEKLRELRDDLDVDHEAPMEELVRERYDIPSPLSDSAAETALDETLDYLLDDDIEALSSLLARAFRSPCEATTPDSISVSEDHMANCHLVLEDEV, encoded by the coding sequence ATGAGTAACGACGTTTCAACGGCGAACGAGGTGGAATCTGTCTCGGAAATCAACACCAACGAAGACCTGTTCGACGACGACGGAGCAATCGCAGCTGGCGACGACGATCACCGGCAAGGAGACCCCATCCTCGACGTCACCGAGCTAGAGAAACACTACATCGATAAACAGGGGCTTCTGGAGCGAGTCTTCGCACGTGACTCCGAACCTACTCGGGTCAGAGCCGTCGACGGGGTATCGTTCACCGTCAATCGAGGTGAAACACTCGGTATCGTCGGGGAATCTGGCTGTGGCAAGTCGACGCTGGCCGAGACGCTGCTTGGACTGAAACAACCGACTGGTGGCAGTGCCTCCCTCTTTGGGAAAGATATCCACGAGTGGGTCGACGTCGACCGCAAGCGGTTCGCCAAGCAGATCCAGTTCGTCTTTCAGGACCCCTCGTCGTGTCTCGACCCGAAACTGACCGTCCGAGAGCTCATCCGCGAACCGCTAGAGATACACAGTATCGGTGACAATGCACACAAGAACCAGCTGGTCCAAGAAGTCATCGAACAGGTCGGACTCTCCGCAGACCAGTTAGACCGCTATCCCAGCGAGATGTCTGGCGGGCAGCGACAACGTGTCGGCATCGCACGCGCCATTATTCTTAAACCACAGCTGCTGGTTCTCGACGAACCGACCAGTGCGCTCGACGTCAGCGTGCAGGCCCAGATCCTGAATCTATTGAAAGAGATTCAGGAGTCGTTCAATCTGACCACGGTCATCATCTCACACGACATCTCAGTCATTCAGTACCTGTGTGATACGGTTCTGGTGATGTATCTGGGTCAGATTGCCGAAATCGGTCCAACCGATCGTGTGTTCTCCGAGCCGGCTCACCCGTACACGCAGACGCTCTTCGACAGTGTTCCTAAAGTGGGTGTCACCGACGCGGAGCACACCGATATCGATCCGGACATTCCGTCACCACGGGATCCCCCGGACGGGTGTCGCTTCCACACGCGCTGTCCAGATGTTATTCCGCCCGCGGAGTACGACCTCGAACAGGAAGAATGGCTCGCGGTATTCAAGTACAAACTGGATATCAACTCCGGAAAACTGACCAGCGAGAAGTTGCGGGAGTTGCGCGACGATCTCGATGTAGACCACGAGGCGCCAATGGAGGAACTCGTCCGGGAGCGGTACGATATTCCATCGCCCCTCTCGGATAGTGCTGCAGAAACCGCCCTCGACGAGACTCTGGACTATCTGCTCGATGACGATATCGAGGCCCTTTCGTCCCTGTTAGCCCGAGCGTTCAGATCCCCATGTGAAGCAACCACTCCCGATTCGATAAGTGTGAGTGAGGATCACATGGCGAACTGCCATCTTGTACTCGAAGATGAAGTATAG
- a CDS encoding MATE family efflux transporter: protein MSSAFKKILSSRRYRTEILANWKDILSLGWPISVQTAVRTGMRTTDLVVVAIFSSSAIAAVGLANLYTQIALFIGIGLGTGGLALSSQDTGSRAFANRDEAISQALLIGFLIGIPIAAAALLFSEYFMLVFGAPEEVVTLGGTYLAIVLGTAPFRILTLTGEKSLQGTGDTITPMLIRGGSNVVNIVGTVGLGLGIGFLPRLEVLGVAIATGVANVLAGVAVIVVFLSARTDVRLALPKDIRIAKQLLKISAPRTVQGLSRTAATFPLNIILVAFSVEAYAAYTVGRRVFQQVTGPIARSANVVASIITGQDLGKDGSNIDSSTELRARLFALALLSAIAISLLGAVMFLGNNTLASFFGDDEATRALTNNFIRAFALSAPAAGLARVYAGVLQGSGETMKPFIAELIGNFGMLLGITYVGGVLLGYGVVAVYVAVVAYGICRFGLVFTWYQQDNWVKEAFDRMEDRGSIADN from the coding sequence GTGAGTTCTGCGTTCAAGAAGATCCTTTCGAGCAGGCGCTATCGGACCGAAATCCTCGCAAACTGGAAGGATATACTCTCGCTGGGGTGGCCAATCTCAGTCCAGACAGCCGTTAGGACTGGCATGCGAACGACGGACCTCGTCGTCGTGGCCATCTTCTCCTCATCCGCCATCGCCGCAGTCGGTCTGGCAAACCTCTATACACAAATCGCGCTGTTCATCGGTATCGGCCTCGGGACCGGGGGGCTCGCCCTCTCCAGTCAAGATACCGGAAGCAGAGCCTTCGCAAACCGGGACGAGGCCATCTCGCAAGCGCTGTTGATCGGGTTTCTCATCGGGATCCCGATAGCCGCCGCCGCGCTCTTGTTCAGCGAATACTTCATGCTTGTGTTCGGCGCCCCCGAAGAAGTTGTCACGCTCGGTGGGACGTACCTGGCGATCGTCCTGGGGACGGCCCCGTTTCGAATCCTGACACTTACCGGTGAAAAGTCGCTCCAAGGAACCGGCGACACGATCACGCCGATGCTTATCCGCGGCGGTTCGAACGTCGTAAACATCGTCGGGACTGTCGGTCTGGGTCTTGGTATCGGCTTTCTACCCCGACTGGAGGTCCTCGGCGTGGCAATTGCGACCGGCGTCGCAAACGTGCTGGCTGGTGTCGCAGTCATCGTCGTCTTCCTGAGCGCACGCACCGACGTTCGGCTGGCGCTTCCCAAAGACATCAGAATCGCGAAACAACTCCTGAAAATTAGCGCCCCCCGAACCGTCCAGGGATTGTCTAGGACCGCAGCCACCTTCCCGCTGAACATAATCCTGGTCGCCTTCAGCGTCGAGGCCTATGCGGCCTACACCGTGGGCCGACGTGTGTTCCAGCAGGTCACTGGCCCGATTGCCCGTAGTGCAAACGTCGTCGCCAGTATCATCACCGGTCAGGATCTTGGCAAGGACGGCAGTAACATCGACTCGAGTACCGAACTTCGGGCCAGACTGTTCGCGCTCGCACTGTTGAGCGCCATTGCGATTTCGCTCCTCGGAGCGGTGATGTTTCTGGGGAACAACACACTGGCGAGCTTTTTCGGCGACGACGAAGCGACCAGGGCGCTCACGAACAACTTTATTCGCGCGTTCGCGTTATCTGCGCCCGCTGCCGGACTTGCCCGAGTGTACGCTGGCGTCCTCCAGGGGAGCGGCGAGACGATGAAACCCTTCATCGCCGAACTGATCGGTAATTTCGGCATGCTGCTGGGTATTACGTACGTCGGTGGCGTCCTGTTGGGGTACGGGGTCGTCGCGGTGTACGTCGCAGTCGTCGCATACGGCATCTGTAGATTCGGGCTGGTGTTCACCTGGTACCAGCAAGACAACTGGGTGAAAGAAGCGTTCGATCGAATGGAAGACAGGGGGAGCATCGCTGACAATTAA